A window from Kovacikia minuta CCNUW1 encodes these proteins:
- a CDS encoding AbrB family transcriptional regulator: MAENATAPLTGKALLQKVKELSHLPRRETAKRCGYYTVTKNNQTRVNLTDFYDAVLAARGIPLSPEGSKDGRGREPTYRVSVHKNGQIVIGAAYTQAMGLKPGDEFEIKLGYKHIHLIQLDGGKSDSNGSHL; this comes from the coding sequence ATGGCTGAAAACGCAACGGCTCCACTGACTGGAAAAGCGCTTCTTCAAAAAGTTAAGGAACTTTCCCACTTGCCCAGACGGGAAACAGCAAAGCGCTGTGGTTACTACACGGTCACAAAAAACAACCAGACCCGAGTTAACCTGACAGATTTTTATGATGCGGTATTAGCTGCGCGGGGCATTCCACTTAGCCCGGAAGGGTCAAAAGACGGTCGTGGGCGCGAACCAACCTATCGGGTTAGTGTGCATAAAAATGGGCAAATTGTGATTGGTGCTGCCTATACCCAGGCAATGGGATTAAAGCCAGGAGATGAGTTTGAAATTAAGCTTGGCTACAAGCATATTCATCTGATTCAGTTGGATGGCGGCAAGAGTGATAGCAACGGTTCCCATCTTTAA